A segment of the Butyrivibrio fibrisolvens genome:
AATTCTGATGGCACTTATACCTGCATTGACGCCGATGAAGATGGTAACATTAAATTCATTAATACCTGTTTTGAATATGATGGCTTTGATGTTGATGTAGAGGAATGTATCCAAAAGATATATGGCGATATTGACTACGAATATATCAACATATATGGCAATGGCGGCGAATATGACAATGATGAGTGGATATACAAGCCTGACTGGAAGTGGCTCAATGGTCTGAAGACCAAGATGGCAATATGGAGTTCCTATGACGGTGATAGCTATGTATCTTATCAGGCCAGATTTATAAGCCCGTACATTGATGACGACAGGTATGTATTTGCATACGTAGTGGAAGTTCATAGTGCCAGTGAAGTTATAGATGCAGAGACTGCATACATGGCATTGGGATCACTTACTTTTTCCGGAAGGGAAGATGAGATTTCATGTGCCGGTGGAACAGACAAAGAACCATACACAGAGCTTTTGATATACTGCTTACGTGGGCAGGGACAAAGCCTTCTTGGCGATGAAGTTGAGTTTGTATTTGAGGATGATACTGACAAGATAGAAGAGTACGGCCTTGATCCTGATGATTTTTATAATGATTATCAGATCGGTGGATACGATAGCGTTTATGACGAATATGAAATTTCATCGCAGTGCGTTATTTACGTCCAGTATGCACCGGATGGCATGCACAGATTCCTTACTATCGAGGAATTTAATTCTTATGTACCTGAGTATGATATAGAGGGTGGCAGGCTTATGAATATAGTTCTTGATAAGGACGGAAAAGTAATACTGATCAAGGAACCATATACACCATAAGTGTTGAAAGGATATTCTATGAGTAGAAAATTAATAGCTTTGATTCTGATGTCTACAATCACATGCTCTATGCTTTCTGGATGTGGAAGTATGATCAATGTTGGAGCTAAGGAAGCCCCCGATGAGAACAGTGTATCCGTGGATGAACCAGAAGTTCCTAAGGATAGCGGTATATCTGAGGACGCGTCAGAAGCTTCTTCTGAAAATACTGAATCTGAAATTGCAGAATCTGAAACCACAGAAGATCCGCTTAAGGGATTAGTAGAAGATGACATCCTTGATATATTCCGTGCTTCTAACCCTGTAGGATCAAGTGTGGTCTATGACGAAGGCGTAAATTTTGGAAGCTGGGTTCAAGACCGCCTGGAAAACGACATCGATGAAGATATTCAAGAAGAAGGCGAAGAGATAGGGCGCGCTCATGAGTTCTGGTTTGGAACAGATGTTGGCAATAACTTTGAGAGCAATTTCCCAATAATATATGGAACTTACTATGCGCTAAAGGATTATTACGAATCCGGCAGATATAGAAGTGAAGATTTTTACAATAAGGTTTTGGAAGAAGTTGAGTATTTTTGCGGCGGCGATGATAACAATATCAAGGATATGTGTTACGATCTGAGAGAATTCGTTACAGACTGCAATAATGCGATCCGCGTTCTGGAAGGCATTGAAGTATTAGATGCGGATGTAGATCCATACTATGGGGTACTTCTTCGTTACAAAGAGGCACAGGATAAAGGATTATCGCAAGATGAGCTTGATGCGATAGGATTTAAAACCGCGCTCATCGATCATGGCTGGCCGAATGGAACTAATAATGACGAGGTCAGATATCATTACTATGATATAGGCGATGATAACTGGATCGATTTGATAATAACTTATTATGGTGCGATCGTTGATATATATTCACACGATGGGGATGCAGTGTACTCTTATGGCGCGCCGTACAGAGGCATTGCAGAGCTTTATCCTGACGGGACGATCTGTGAGACAATATCTATGGGAGTTAGCGGCTCTGCCACAAACTGGCTAAGATATGATGTAAGTTCGGGTAAGTTCATTCTTGTAGATGGACAGTTAACTCCCACGGATGATCCGGTAGTTCTTCCTGAGGGAAAAAAGATTTCTGATGTTGGCAAAAATACGGCATCTTATGAAAATGCAGAAATAGCTGCATATGCTTATTTTCTTTCTGACTACATGGAGCATCCTGCAATGTCCGAAGAGTTATCAGAAGATTTTGGAGAAGAGGATAAGCCTGAAAGCGAAGAAGACGTCATTTTTTCACTGATATATATAGACGATGATGACATTCCGGAACTTACTGTGGCTAATGGAACTGCTCCATGGAATGCTGTTCATGTGTTCACTTATAAGGATGGCGAAGTCGTAGAAGCCGGTGAATACTCGATGTATGGAAGGGCGTATTATACTCCTAAAAAAGGGCAGATTCTTCCTATGTATTACATACCGGTTGCCGATGCAGAAATAATGGTTTATGGAAGCGATGAGACTATACCTTTTGATCTTGACAGAGATGCTAATAATTTTATTTCCACGGATGAGTACAACGGCATGTCTCTTGCTGATGTAAAAGACATGGAAGATGAGCTGATACGGATGAAAAAGACTGCACCGCTTGGCATTACTCCGCTTGGCGCACTGATAATTGACGATTCCTATCTTAAAGAAAGTGAACTTCTCATAGAGGGAAAACAAGCTGATAAGATTCCGGGGATCTGGTATCTCGTGACTGAAGATGTTGATGCTCCTACCTGGATAGAGTTTGATACTAATGGGACATTCACCACTCACTATAACGAAGCCGGAGGTGAAATATCAGGATATATCGAGTATGAGCAGGAGTCATCTCTTTTAGAGGACGGCGGGATATACTATTTGTATAAATTTGACGGCACACGTTATGACTCATTTGAAATAGGCCCTGATGATGATAATGTTTGTATGATGAACTTCTTTGGAAGGGTTTATTATAAATTCCAGGAAGACTGATATTACAGCATATGAGGTTGAACAGATTCGTAAATAAGAGGTTTTGAATCATACTAAAAAAATATTAAAATTTTTTATAGAATCACTCTTGTGGTTCTATTTTTTTAAATATAAAATGTTATTATAAATATAAGGGTTAATTATGGGATGGCAATAATTCGAAAAATGATGCAGGTGTTAAAAGTAGTTTTTAACCCCTGTTTCATAATTATAAAAACTAAAACAGGAGAGTGTAATGCTAGATAAAATCGACGTCTTAACCCATAGCAGTATCAAGATCAGGAGTGACTTTGCAACTGTTTATGTTGATCCTTTTAATATCAAAGAGGAAGCACATGATGCTGATTATGTGTTTGTAACTCACGATCACTATGATCATTTTTCCCCAAAAGATATCAGGAAAATTATAAAGGATACTACAATTATTGTTTGCCCTTATAAGATGTTTGAAGACGCTAGAGAATTCGAGCGTGAAGTAAAAGAAATCGTGGCAGTTAAGCCGTCCGAGTCTTACGAGCTTGATAGCCTTGAAGTTGAAACTGTACCTGCCTATAACACCATCAAACCCTTTCATCCAAAACGTGCTGAATGGGTGGGATATATTCTGAAACTCGATGGTAAGCGAATCTACATCGCAGGCGATACCGGACTTACCAAGGAATCCAAAACCGTTAAATGCGATATAGCCCTTGTCCCAATCGGCGGAACATATACAATGGATGCAAAAAGAGCTGCGGAGCTTATAAACATCATAAAGCCTGAGGCAGCTATTCCTACTCACTATGGAGCTATCGTTGGAAAGCCTGCTGATGCCAAAACATTCGCAGCCAATGTCCAGGCACCTGTTCAGGTGGTAGAGAAGATCCAGTATTATAAATAAACATTCCT
Coding sequences within it:
- a CDS encoding MBL fold metallo-hydrolase, which encodes MLDKIDVLTHSSIKIRSDFATVYVDPFNIKEEAHDADYVFVTHDHYDHFSPKDIRKIIKDTTIIVCPYKMFEDAREFEREVKEIVAVKPSESYELDSLEVETVPAYNTIKPFHPKRAEWVGYILKLDGKRIYIAGDTGLTKESKTVKCDIALVPIGGTYTMDAKRAAELINIIKPEAAIPTHYGAIVGKPADAKTFAANVQAPVQVVEKIQYYK